From Varibaculum massiliense, a single genomic window includes:
- a CDS encoding HNH endonuclease, with protein MPVKPASPCSHPGCPELTRERYCDAHAKAEDARYRKYQRDPKINRRYGSRWRKIRAAYVAAHPLCEDCLEAGCYTPVQEVHHILPLEHGGTHDFDNLRSLCKPCHSRQSALDDDRWRQQPRVYTY; from the coding sequence ATGCCGGTCAAACCAGCGTCCCCGTGCTCCCACCCTGGTTGTCCTGAGCTCACCCGCGAGCGCTACTGCGACGCCCACGCCAAGGCTGAGGATGCTCGGTATCGGAAGTATCAGCGGGATCCGAAGATCAATCGTAGATATGGTTCACGCTGGCGTAAAATCCGTGCCGCCTACGTCGCCGCCCACCCGCTCTGCGAAGACTGCCTAGAGGCCGGATGCTACACACCCGTACAAGAGGTTCACCACATTCTCCCGCTCGAACACGGCGGCACCCACGACTTTGATAACCTCCGAAGCCTGTGCAAGCCCTGCCACTCGCGCCAGAGCGCGCTCGATGATGACCGATGGAGGCAACAACCTCGGGTCTACACCTACTAG
- a CDS encoding glycoside hydrolase domain-containing protein — MDQMVLKTQQWLNRTYRSKAGFGSVVEDGYTGWGTVNALIRALQIELGITTTANNFGPGTISRFQSRWPNGIHQQDDGAQETSNVYGIIQGALWCKGYSAGASDITTHFYSGTGKAIKQLKADMGIGGDSTVTLDIMKALLSMQQFVLLNSYGGLAAIRQAQQLINQQYRSYTGIIPTDGLYGREMNTALIKVLQAIEGFSTGEATGNFGNGTRSRLKTISASNASAYPEWVRLASIALVCNRMVPAVYTVWNMAIDQGLREFQKTYALPVTGKVDPTTWMSLLTSKGDPNRACKACDTRFEITTQRLKLLKANGYEIVGRYLTEPNQDSKDPSNYFKAIRPGELERITNGGMKFFPIFQEYSTELRHFTRENGTRHATLARQAAQRLGIPGTYIYFAVDFDATDPQVTSHILPYFQGVRGSLGGGYKVGIYASRNICSRIIKAGYAGSAFVSDMSTGFSGNLGFPIPDSWNYDQFTEISNYNGQGFDLDRVAYSGQAPAVDHVAPSSAGGAAPDTSINYNKLAPIDLIWHLEKRFEELRADSKVGEDYVAGSHGAGTRIVVPTWRCILNYLAKAYLRDGGSGSAVNWSVSAESFRSADASVLEKDAVGKKIIAALNRYIDNTWRQSMTDKTGESVDLAHLAATTLGYTNWNVIPDAWTGWAGDLATAMENIQKTLDWNPSANLDQVATALVGQGPDYRQHPGLKGLVLDKKNDKGKWESVGNNCNRDDLCCDGDAIVIANTLENGNDSNAHLLSATLREYYSNSSKLANRFKRIASSVNASNASGALTAFVSVMSGVPGGVLRRKLAGSISSEVINKACEKLANFIF; from the coding sequence ATGGATCAGATGGTGCTAAAAACACAGCAATGGCTCAATCGCACCTATAGGAGCAAGGCTGGATTCGGTTCAGTCGTAGAGGACGGATATACCGGCTGGGGCACGGTCAACGCTTTGATTCGGGCCCTGCAAATCGAGCTGGGTATTACGACAACGGCTAACAATTTCGGACCGGGAACTATCAGTCGCTTCCAGTCTCGGTGGCCTAACGGCATCCACCAACAGGATGACGGTGCGCAGGAGACTTCTAATGTGTACGGCATTATCCAAGGCGCTTTGTGGTGTAAGGGATATTCTGCTGGTGCCAGTGATATCACGACGCATTTCTATAGTGGAACAGGCAAAGCTATCAAACAGCTTAAAGCTGACATGGGTATCGGTGGGGATTCCACCGTGACGCTCGATATCATGAAAGCATTGTTATCGATGCAGCAATTCGTATTGCTGAATTCTTATGGCGGCCTTGCAGCGATCCGCCAAGCACAACAGCTCATTAATCAGCAGTACCGTTCCTATACGGGGATTATCCCAACAGATGGACTGTACGGTCGAGAAATGAACACTGCTTTGATTAAGGTTTTGCAGGCCATTGAAGGATTCAGCACTGGGGAGGCTACCGGAAATTTCGGTAACGGTACCAGATCACGGCTGAAGACTATTTCTGCGTCGAATGCGTCAGCATATCCAGAATGGGTGCGTCTTGCCAGTATTGCTTTGGTTTGCAACCGAATGGTGCCTGCTGTTTACACCGTGTGGAATATGGCGATCGATCAAGGTCTACGAGAATTCCAAAAAACCTATGCGCTGCCAGTAACAGGGAAAGTGGATCCGACCACATGGATGAGCCTGTTGACCTCGAAAGGTGATCCGAATCGCGCCTGTAAAGCATGCGATACACGCTTTGAGATTACGACGCAACGGCTCAAGCTGCTCAAAGCTAACGGTTACGAGATTGTGGGGCGTTACCTGACTGAACCCAATCAGGATTCAAAAGATCCGTCCAACTATTTCAAAGCTATTCGGCCAGGAGAACTTGAACGCATCACCAACGGAGGGATGAAGTTCTTCCCGATATTCCAAGAGTATTCCACCGAATTGCGCCACTTCACTCGAGAAAACGGAACTCGCCATGCCACGCTTGCAAGGCAAGCAGCCCAGCGACTGGGTATTCCGGGAACGTATATTTATTTCGCTGTTGATTTCGATGCGACAGACCCTCAGGTCACAAGCCATATTCTTCCGTATTTCCAAGGCGTGCGTGGAAGCCTGGGAGGCGGATACAAAGTGGGTATCTACGCATCACGCAATATTTGCAGCCGCATCATCAAAGCAGGCTACGCTGGAAGCGCGTTCGTATCTGACATGTCCACAGGATTTTCTGGCAACCTCGGCTTCCCTATTCCTGATAGTTGGAACTATGATCAGTTCACTGAAATCAGTAACTACAATGGTCAGGGGTTTGACCTTGATCGGGTCGCCTATTCAGGTCAAGCTCCAGCAGTGGATCATGTTGCACCCTCAAGTGCCGGTGGCGCTGCGCCCGACACCAGCATCAATTACAACAAGTTGGCTCCGATTGATCTGATCTGGCATTTAGAGAAGCGCTTTGAGGAATTACGTGCTGATAGCAAAGTTGGTGAGGACTACGTTGCGGGTTCTCATGGTGCGGGAACGCGGATTGTCGTTCCGACTTGGCGTTGCATACTCAACTATTTAGCAAAAGCCTACCTGCGTGACGGTGGTAGTGGATCTGCGGTGAACTGGTCCGTATCTGCAGAAAGTTTCAGGAGTGCTGACGCGAGCGTACTCGAGAAGGACGCTGTAGGCAAGAAGATCATCGCTGCCTTGAATCGCTATATTGATAACACTTGGCGGCAATCCATGACCGACAAGACCGGAGAATCAGTTGATCTGGCGCATCTGGCGGCAACAACACTTGGATACACCAACTGGAATGTTATCCCTGATGCGTGGACTGGCTGGGCTGGAGACCTAGCTACTGCCATGGAGAATATTCAGAAAACGCTTGATTGGAATCCCAGTGCGAACCTGGATCAGGTGGCCACAGCTCTAGTCGGTCAAGGCCCCGATTATCGTCAGCATCCTGGCTTGAAGGGGCTAGTACTTGACAAGAAAAACGACAAGGGAAAATGGGAATCGGTAGGAAACAACTGTAACCGTGACGACCTCTGCTGTGACGGAGATGCCATTGTCATCGCCAACACGCTAGAAAACGGCAACGACTCCAACGCTCATCTTCTGTCAGCAACATTGCGAGAGTACTACAGCAATTCCAGCAAACTTGCCAACAGATTCAAGCGGATCGCCAGCAGTGTTAATGCCTCAAATGCTTCAGGCGCGTTGACAGCATTCGTTTCAGTCATGTCAGGAGTACCGGGTGGGGTTCTAAGGCGAAAGCTAGCTGGCTCAATTTCCTCAGAGGTGATTAATAAAGCCTGTGAAAAACTAGCGAACTTCATTTTCTGA
- a CDS encoding ClbS/DfsB family four-helix bundle protein has translation MDAAEAQYAKLDSLIEGMSSDDQHTNFDPSITQIGKEAHWARDKNLRDVLAHLHEWQRMLLGFVDANRQGQPRPFLPFPHTWRTTPTLNQEIWTQYQGTELEAIRENLADSHTAVVALIGEFTNEELFTKAHFPWTGTTSLGSYCVSATSSHYEWAIKKLRAFTRKPPEQPHNQAAPQ, from the coding sequence TTGGATGCCGCCGAGGCGCAGTATGCGAAACTGGACAGCCTCATTGAGGGCATGAGTTCCGACGATCAGCATACGAATTTTGATCCCAGCATCACTCAAATCGGTAAAGAAGCCCACTGGGCGCGGGACAAAAACCTGCGCGACGTCCTTGCCCACCTGCACGAGTGGCAGCGCATGTTGCTTGGCTTCGTCGACGCCAACCGCCAGGGTCAGCCTCGACCGTTTCTTCCGTTTCCTCACACGTGGCGAACCACGCCAACGCTCAACCAAGAGATTTGGACTCAATATCAGGGCACTGAGCTTGAGGCTATCCGCGAGAACCTCGCTGACAGCCACACCGCAGTAGTGGCTCTCATCGGCGAGTTCACCAACGAGGAGTTATTCACCAAGGCGCATTTCCCGTGGACGGGCACAACCTCGCTCGGCTCCTACTGCGTGTCAGCCACATCAAGCCACTACGAATGGGCAATCAAAAAGCTCCGTGCATTCACCAGAAAGCCGCCAGAACAACCCCATAACCAAGCCGCCCCCCAGTAG
- a CDS encoding P27 family phage terminase small subunit, with protein MAKDGTNRGGRRVRAGAKPDPLNAKLAAGRPATRLDDPLGEPFDFEGSDIGDGAVLAGEVMPEPAEYLSEIQRDGKPLGADLVYRETWQWLDQRGCSQFVAPRLIESYAQAFARYVQCEQAISKFGLLGKHPTTGAAIASPFVAMSQSFGKQANVYWYEIYEIVRATCTSDYSGSAPGDDVMERLLQARS; from the coding sequence ATGGCGAAAGACGGAACGAACCGGGGTGGCCGCCGTGTGCGGGCAGGTGCGAAACCCGATCCGCTGAATGCGAAGCTCGCAGCTGGCCGCCCAGCCACGCGGCTTGATGATCCGCTGGGTGAGCCGTTTGACTTTGAAGGCTCAGATATCGGGGATGGTGCGGTGCTTGCTGGTGAGGTGATGCCGGAGCCTGCCGAGTATCTGTCGGAGATTCAGCGTGATGGTAAACCCCTCGGCGCTGACCTCGTCTACCGAGAAACATGGCAATGGCTCGATCAACGTGGCTGTTCCCAGTTCGTCGCACCGCGCTTGATCGAATCCTATGCGCAGGCGTTCGCGCGTTATGTGCAGTGTGAACAGGCGATCTCCAAGTTCGGCTTGCTCGGCAAACACCCAACCACAGGGGCTGCGATCGCATCCCCGTTCGTTGCTATGTCCCAGTCTTTCGGGAAGCAAGCGAACGTGTACTGGTACGAGATTTACGAGATAGTGCGCGCCACCTGCACCAGCGACTACTCAGGTTCGGCGCCGGGTGATGACGTGATGGAGCGCCTGCTGCAAGCCCGCTCCTAA
- the metK gene encoding methionine adenosyltransferase, whose amino-acid sequence MSTKTAEAVCIGHPDKLCDLISDTILDDILYEDPAARVAVEVMASGRRIIVTGEITSKVRPRIRESVRYALVKAGYVPWKFLVFVWTRRQSPDINAGVSKSLEARFGDTSEFALQGAGDQGTVYGYATNETPQRLPLPLVLSHEICGRLDDARKDGTISGIKSDGKAQVTVRYDAAGQPVAIETVVVSIQHEKIKDLDELAAEVKTLIVAPACKPYLPISADTKILVNPSGLFTVGGSKADTGLTGRKLMVDTYGGLAPHGGGAFSGKDASKVDRSGAYMARLIAKTIVDARLAVECQVSISYAIGKADPLAFTIDTRGSGEYSDEILAKAAAEVFPLRPGGIIDALNLRKPGFTRYSTYGHFGYPGLRWENSFAHVDALKKAVTTHAHEANAH is encoded by the coding sequence ATGTCTACGAAGACTGCTGAGGCCGTGTGTATCGGCCATCCCGATAAGCTCTGCGATCTGATCTCAGACACAATCCTTGACGACATTCTCTACGAGGACCCAGCCGCACGCGTTGCAGTAGAAGTGATGGCATCTGGCCGCAGGATCATTGTGACTGGCGAGATCACTTCGAAGGTTCGTCCGCGTATTCGTGAGTCGGTGCGTTACGCGCTGGTGAAGGCGGGTTATGTGCCGTGGAAGTTCCTCGTTTTCGTCTGGACACGCCGCCAATCCCCAGACATCAACGCAGGGGTTTCCAAGTCCTTGGAGGCTCGCTTCGGAGACACGAGTGAGTTTGCGTTGCAGGGCGCTGGCGATCAAGGCACCGTCTACGGATACGCCACCAACGAAACCCCGCAGCGTTTGCCATTGCCGCTCGTACTCTCGCATGAGATCTGTGGGCGTCTTGATGACGCCCGCAAGGACGGCACGATCAGCGGTATCAAGTCCGATGGTAAGGCGCAGGTGACGGTTCGCTACGACGCCGCCGGACAACCCGTAGCAATCGAAACCGTCGTGGTGTCGATCCAACACGAGAAGATCAAGGATCTGGACGAGCTTGCGGCTGAGGTCAAAACACTGATCGTCGCACCCGCGTGTAAGCCGTATCTGCCAATTAGCGCTGACACCAAGATTCTGGTGAATCCCTCGGGCTTGTTTACGGTGGGTGGTTCAAAGGCAGACACGGGGCTCACTGGTCGCAAGCTGATGGTTGACACTTACGGCGGTCTCGCCCCACATGGTGGTGGTGCGTTCTCAGGCAAGGACGCCTCGAAGGTTGACCGCTCGGGTGCCTATATGGCGCGCTTGATAGCCAAGACCATCGTCGACGCACGGTTGGCCGTCGAGTGCCAAGTGAGCATTTCCTATGCGATTGGGAAGGCTGACCCGCTCGCCTTTACCATCGACACCCGCGGCAGTGGTGAATACTCCGACGAGATCCTCGCTAAGGCCGCAGCCGAGGTGTTTCCGCTACGCCCCGGTGGAATTATCGATGCTTTGAATCTTCGCAAGCCTGGTTTTACAAGGTACTCGACCTACGGACATTTCGGCTATCCCGGTCTGCGCTGGGAGAACTCGTTCGCTCACGTCGACGCATTAAAGAAGGCGGTGACTACACATGCTCATGAAGCCAATGCCCATTAG
- a CDS encoding site-specific DNA-methyltransferase, whose product MLMKPMPISELKPADYNPRKDLQPGDPEYEKLKRSLTEFGYVEPVIWNSTTGHVVGGHQRLKVLEDLGHTDVDVIVVELDETREKALNIALNKISGEWDNDKLALLIADLDASDFDAELTGFDDAEIQQLIGSLDEGEVEDDDFDLTAALEAAAFVERGDIWTLGRHRLVCGDATSQADVEVLMDGTRANLVLTDPPYNVAFESSDGLSIRNDKMGADAFYEFLLAAFTQMAEVCEKGASAYVFHADTEGLNFRRAFQDAGFKLSGCCIWVKDSLVLGRSPYQWQHEPILYGWVKTGKHKWYADRKQTTIWNFAKPRRNADHPTSKPLDLLAYPLQNSTQANAIVLDTFAGSGSTLMAAEATDRICYCMELDEKYASVILRRYAEHTGDAAGITCLRDGKEYTYLDLVKEVDRPKQKG is encoded by the coding sequence ATGCTCATGAAGCCAATGCCCATTAGTGAACTCAAGCCCGCTGACTACAATCCGCGTAAAGACCTCCAGCCCGGTGATCCTGAGTATGAGAAGCTCAAGCGATCCTTGACCGAGTTCGGCTACGTCGAACCCGTCATCTGGAACTCCACCACTGGTCATGTCGTTGGTGGTCATCAGCGTTTGAAGGTGCTCGAAGATCTAGGCCACACGGACGTGGACGTGATCGTCGTGGAGCTCGATGAGACCCGCGAGAAAGCACTCAACATCGCGCTCAACAAGATCAGCGGCGAATGGGACAACGACAAACTCGCCCTCCTCATCGCCGACCTCGATGCTTCGGATTTCGATGCTGAACTAACTGGCTTCGACGACGCCGAAATCCAGCAGTTGATCGGCTCCTTGGATGAGGGCGAGGTTGAGGACGACGACTTCGACCTTACCGCCGCCCTGGAGGCCGCCGCGTTCGTGGAGCGCGGGGATATCTGGACGCTTGGCCGCCACCGACTCGTGTGCGGGGATGCCACCTCGCAAGCAGACGTCGAGGTGCTCATGGATGGCACGCGCGCCAACCTTGTGCTCACGGACCCGCCGTACAACGTGGCGTTCGAATCGTCTGATGGCTTGTCGATCCGCAATGACAAGATGGGTGCGGACGCGTTCTACGAGTTCCTGCTCGCCGCTTTCACCCAGATGGCGGAAGTGTGTGAGAAGGGCGCATCCGCGTATGTGTTTCACGCCGACACCGAAGGATTGAACTTCCGTCGCGCCTTTCAAGACGCAGGCTTCAAGCTCTCCGGCTGTTGTATCTGGGTCAAGGACTCTCTGGTACTGGGGCGATCCCCATACCAGTGGCAGCACGAGCCGATCCTTTACGGCTGGGTAAAGACGGGTAAGCACAAGTGGTACGCCGACCGGAAACAAACCACGATCTGGAACTTCGCCAAGCCACGCCGCAACGCCGACCACCCAACCAGCAAGCCACTGGACTTGTTGGCGTATCCGCTTCAGAACTCCACCCAGGCGAACGCGATCGTGCTCGACACGTTCGCGGGCTCCGGCTCCACGCTCATGGCAGCTGAGGCAACCGACCGCATCTGCTACTGCATGGAGTTGGACGAGAAATACGCCTCGGTGATCCTGCGCCGGTATGCCGAACACACCGGGGATGCAGCAGGAATTACCTGCCTACGAGACGGCAAGGAATACACGTATCTCGATCTGGTGAAAGAAGTCGATCGCCCCAAACAGAAAGGCTAA
- a CDS encoding DNA cytosine methyltransferase — protein sequence MTQTLRLGSLFDGSGGFPLAATKIGIVPVWASEIEPFPILVTTTRLPHMQHLGNICDIDGSQLEPVDVVTFGSPCQDLSVAGKRAGLAGERSGLFHQAVRVIREMRKASHGLYPRFAVWENVPGAFSSNKGNDFHQVLRELIAIMDEKAAANLPRADKWQKAGAVVADQWSIAWRVLDAQFFGVPQRRKRIFLIADFAGQGAGHILFEPTCLRGNLTQGCGKRQAATSNPRAGTHEASKSLDVFALRMRAGKSGGGKGPLVQTNLSGTLGCSNDQSIIEPLLFDHHPHDARVGGPCQIAPTVTARYSTGGGNTPIIATAYGFNALHEGRGAAVGRYGYSTEVSKTLDTSGIAPTCNQGGIAIVEPDVVSASKADFFCRGNVNVAGALLASDSTEPPLVTDPCVPDYRVRRLTPTECARLQGFPDIWTDGLAIENPSEDVLDYWWQVWASWGKVQGLKKPKTRNQVRKWLAAPVTDRALYKLWGNGIALPCAEFVLSHIAAEATKTP from the coding sequence TTGACACAAACTTTAAGGCTCGGCTCGCTTTTTGATGGCTCAGGAGGATTCCCACTCGCCGCAACCAAGATTGGCATAGTGCCGGTGTGGGCGAGCGAGATTGAGCCCTTCCCGATCCTGGTCACCACCACGCGTTTGCCACACATGCAACACCTGGGCAACATCTGCGACATTGACGGCAGTCAGCTAGAGCCGGTGGATGTGGTCACGTTTGGTTCTCCTTGCCAAGACCTGTCGGTGGCAGGTAAAAGGGCAGGTTTAGCTGGCGAGCGCTCGGGTCTATTCCACCAAGCCGTCAGAGTCATCAGAGAAATGAGAAAGGCAAGTCATGGTCTATATCCAAGATTCGCTGTTTGGGAAAACGTGCCCGGAGCTTTCTCCTCCAACAAAGGCAATGATTTCCACCAAGTGCTACGCGAGCTTATCGCCATCATGGACGAAAAAGCAGCAGCTAACCTACCTCGAGCTGACAAATGGCAAAAAGCTGGGGCGGTCGTGGCAGACCAATGGAGTATTGCGTGGCGAGTATTGGACGCGCAATTTTTCGGAGTACCCCAACGACGTAAAAGAATCTTCCTTATCGCAGATTTTGCAGGCCAAGGTGCCGGACACATACTCTTTGAGCCCACGTGCCTGCGAGGGAATCTTACGCAGGGCTGCGGTAAGAGGCAAGCCGCTACCTCCAATCCTCGAGCAGGCACTCACGAGGCAAGCAAATCCTTAGATGTGTTCGCCTTGCGGATGCGCGCAGGTAAATCGGGTGGCGGTAAAGGCCCGCTCGTGCAAACAAATCTGTCGGGCACGCTCGGATGCAGTAACGACCAGAGTATTATTGAGCCGCTATTGTTTGACCATCATCCTCATGATGCCAGAGTGGGCGGACCATGCCAGATAGCGCCAACCGTGACCGCTCGTTACAGCACTGGAGGAGGTAATACTCCCATCATCGCTACCGCCTACGGTTTTAATGCGTTACATGAGGGACGCGGCGCGGCAGTGGGCAGGTACGGTTATTCAACCGAGGTATCCAAGACGCTCGATACGTCAGGGATAGCTCCGACCTGTAACCAAGGCGGCATCGCCATCGTCGAACCTGACGTTGTGAGCGCCTCGAAGGCGGACTTCTTCTGCCGAGGAAACGTGAATGTTGCTGGTGCCCTGTTGGCTTCGGATTCGACCGAGCCGCCCCTGGTCACCGACCCTTGCGTGCCTGACTATCGCGTGAGGCGCTTAACCCCGACTGAGTGTGCCCGCCTACAAGGATTCCCGGATATTTGGACAGACGGACTCGCCATCGAGAACCCGAGCGAAGACGTGCTGGATTATTGGTGGCAGGTCTGGGCCAGCTGGGGCAAGGTACAAGGATTGAAAAAACCTAAAACCCGCAACCAAGTACGCAAATGGCTCGCAGCCCCGGTGACAGATCGGGCGTTATACAAGCTGTGGGGAAACGGGATAGCTTTGCCGTGCGCCGAATTTGTGCTTTCCCATATAGCGGCCGAGGCCACTAAAACTCCTTGA
- a CDS encoding virulence protein: protein MSSKQDPGYGLVITLPTILDERELDRLVELVNAKSDLISKSLGASHLSIRSTEEGVSFPWWDKLPEFEKITAYTEFLTELVAYAKRIRRTVARSASQVSNEKYELRSLLYRIGLSGKKNAEVRKILLKPLSGNSAWKTPPLINTNQEM from the coding sequence ATGAGTAGCAAGCAAGACCCTGGCTACGGGCTGGTGATCACTTTGCCGACCATTCTTGATGAACGTGAACTAGACAGACTGGTTGAACTTGTCAATGCAAAGTCAGACCTTATCTCCAAAAGCCTGGGAGCCAGCCATTTGAGCATCAGATCCACCGAGGAAGGCGTGAGTTTTCCTTGGTGGGATAAGCTCCCGGAGTTCGAGAAGATCACAGCCTACACCGAGTTCTTAACGGAGCTGGTCGCATACGCTAAACGGATCCGCCGCACGGTCGCTCGCAGTGCGAGCCAGGTAAGTAATGAGAAGTATGAACTGCGCTCCTTGCTTTACCGCATCGGACTTAGCGGTAAAAAGAATGCTGAGGTTCGCAAAATCCTGCTTAAGCCGCTCTCGGGTAATTCTGCGTGGAAAACCCCGCCACTGATAAACACTAACCAAGAGATGTAA
- a CDS encoding Nmad4 family putative nucleotide modification protein: protein MNTTKVTSETLQMRVDSYGTVLAYANYTLASFATWTKAEGFGNNAQIYRLMEEPVSGFGSNSKGRAECELKLIVESDHLFADAGHAIAWALANLPKA from the coding sequence ATGAACACCACAAAGGTCACCAGCGAAACCCTCCAGATGCGCGTCGATTCCTACGGGACGGTTCTTGCCTACGCCAACTACACGCTAGCAAGTTTTGCTACCTGGACCAAGGCTGAAGGCTTTGGCAACAACGCCCAAATCTACCGGTTGATGGAAGAACCCGTCAGCGGTTTCGGGTCTAACTCGAAAGGCCGCGCAGAATGCGAACTCAAACTCATCGTTGAGTCAGACCACCTTTTCGCTGACGCTGGACATGCGATCGCCTGGGCGTTAGCTAATCTGCCTAAAGCCTAG
- a CDS encoding terminase large subunit, translated as MRELAEYRPTRFMAESSRYDKRRADFAVAFIQALKHTKGRWAGKPFKLIDWQEQIIRDLFGTVKPDGFRQFTTAYVEIPKKQGKSELAAAVALLLCCGDGEEHAEVYGCAADRQQASIVFEVAADMIRMSPALSKRVKILASQKRIIYKPTNSFYQVLSAEAYSKHGFNISGVVFDELHTQPNRALFDVMTKGSGDARTQPLYFLITTAGTDTHSICYEQHQKAQDILDGKKHDPTFYPVIYGAAQDDDWTDEDVWHKANPSLGITVPIEKVRQACTSARQNPAEENTFRQLRLNQWVKQSVRWMPMHVWNQNNTPVGLAELEGRVCYGGLDLASTTDITAFVLVFPPETGDERYAIAPWFWIPEDNLKLRVARDHVPYDLWQQQGFLQTTEGNVVHYGAIEAFIEQLGERFDIREIAFDRWGAVQMSQNLEALGFTVVPFGQGFKDMSPPSKELMKLALEGRLAHGGHPVLSWMVDNIHVRTDPAGNIKPDKQKSTEKIDGVVATIMALDRAIRNGSGHVSGSVYDERGLLVL; from the coding sequence ATGCGTGAGCTAGCTGAATATCGCCCGACCCGGTTCATGGCTGAAAGCTCGCGCTATGACAAGCGCCGAGCCGACTTTGCGGTCGCGTTCATCCAAGCTTTAAAGCATACGAAAGGCCGGTGGGCAGGAAAACCTTTTAAGTTGATTGATTGGCAAGAACAAATCATTCGCGACCTTTTCGGGACGGTCAAACCGGACGGGTTTCGCCAATTCACTACGGCTTACGTGGAGATCCCGAAGAAACAGGGCAAGAGTGAACTTGCCGCCGCCGTCGCACTCTTACTCTGTTGCGGCGATGGCGAGGAACACGCTGAAGTGTATGGGTGCGCTGCCGATCGGCAACAAGCATCCATCGTGTTCGAAGTGGCAGCCGACATGATCCGCATGAGTCCAGCGCTGTCCAAGCGTGTCAAGATTCTTGCCTCGCAGAAGCGAATCATCTATAAGCCCACCAACTCCTTCTACCAAGTCTTGAGTGCGGAGGCGTATTCGAAGCACGGATTCAACATCTCCGGCGTGGTATTCGATGAGCTACACACCCAACCCAACCGGGCGCTCTTCGACGTGATGACGAAAGGCAGTGGGGATGCGCGCACCCAGCCGCTGTACTTCTTGATCACGACAGCGGGTACCGATACGCATAGCATTTGTTATGAGCAACACCAAAAAGCCCAAGACATCCTGGATGGCAAAAAGCACGACCCCACGTTCTACCCGGTGATCTATGGGGCGGCGCAAGATGATGATTGGACCGACGAGGACGTGTGGCATAAGGCTAATCCGAGCTTAGGGATCACTGTCCCGATTGAGAAAGTCCGCCAAGCCTGCACCTCGGCCAGGCAGAATCCTGCTGAGGAGAACACGTTCAGGCAGTTGCGTTTGAATCAGTGGGTCAAGCAGTCGGTGCGGTGGATGCCCATGCACGTCTGGAACCAAAACAACACCCCAGTAGGCTTAGCGGAGCTTGAGGGGCGGGTGTGTTACGGCGGGCTTGATCTTGCCTCGACGACGGATATCACGGCGTTCGTGCTCGTGTTCCCACCCGAAACCGGTGACGAGCGGTATGCGATTGCGCCGTGGTTTTGGATACCCGAAGACAACCTCAAACTAAGGGTTGCCCGTGATCACGTGCCCTACGACCTGTGGCAACAGCAAGGCTTCCTGCAAACCACGGAGGGCAACGTCGTCCATTACGGCGCGATCGAAGCCTTCATCGAGCAACTCGGTGAACGCTTCGATATTCGCGAGATTGCTTTCGACCGGTGGGGCGCAGTCCAAATGAGCCAAAACCTCGAAGCCTTAGGTTTCACCGTCGTTCCCTTCGGGCAAGGCTTCAAAGACATGAGCCCGCCCTCGAAGGAATTGATGAAGCTGGCGCTTGAAGGACGCCTTGCTCATGGTGGGCACCCGGTCCTGTCGTGGATGGTTGACAACATTCACGTACGCACCGACCCAGCAGGCAACATCAAACCCGACAAACAAAAATCCACCGAGAAGATTGACGGCGTGGTCGCAACCATCATGGCACTCGACCGCGCCATCCGAAACGGCAGCGGGCATGTCAGCGGCAGTGTTTATGACGAGCGCGGCCTACTCGTGCTGTGA
- a CDS encoding DUF2651 family protein, giving the protein MKAPSKQSWALMSVLLAAFWLLPLISMWINSLSDPNAKWFIALLFLAFPLLTIVLSVIDGACHGFGWWWLLAPFAGFLTTLFVYYNDSALIYGVAYSILGLIGTGIGAFIHERAHSTSRPRSS; this is encoded by the coding sequence ATGAAAGCGCCCTCAAAACAGTCGTGGGCACTGATGAGTGTCCTGCTAGCGGCATTTTGGTTGTTGCCGCTCATTTCCATGTGGATCAACAGTCTGAGCGATCCCAACGCCAAGTGGTTCATCGCGTTGCTCTTCCTCGCGTTTCCACTACTCACCATCGTTTTGAGCGTTATCGATGGGGCATGCCACGGGTTCGGCTGGTGGTGGCTACTGGCCCCGTTCGCAGGGTTCTTGACCACACTGTTCGTGTACTACAACGATTCAGCCCTCATCTACGGCGTCGCCTACTCGATCTTGGGACTGATCGGCACAGGCATCGGCGCGTTCATCCATGAGCGTGCTCACAGCACGAGTAGGCCGCGCTCGTCATAA